The following are encoded together in the Thermomonas brevis genome:
- the pheS gene encoding phenylalanine--tRNA ligase subunit alpha: MSDIESLSTQALADIAGANTPDALEALRVALLGKSGSITAQLKALGALPGDQRKAAGEAINRARDAISEALSACKTALDDAALDARLAGETIDVTLPGRNAGRGGVHPVSRTLERIVEIFGKLGYALADGPEIEDDWHNFEALNFPPHHPARAMHDTFYFPPDGSGVARLLRTHTSGVQVRYMGENRPPLRMIAAGKVYRSDSDQTHTPMFHQVEGLLVDEHASFADLKGTLAEFVRAFFERDFEMRFRPSYFPFTEPSAEVDIAWQQADGGTRWLEVLGCGMVHPNVLKNVGIDPEKYTGFAFGLGVERFAMLRYGVNDLRSFFDNDVRFLRQFA, from the coding sequence ATGAGCGACATCGAATCCTTGTCCACCCAGGCGCTGGCCGACATCGCCGGAGCAAACACGCCCGACGCGCTGGAAGCCCTGCGCGTGGCTCTGCTCGGCAAGAGCGGCAGCATCACCGCGCAGCTGAAGGCGCTCGGCGCGCTGCCCGGCGACCAGCGCAAGGCGGCGGGCGAGGCGATCAACCGCGCGCGCGACGCGATCTCCGAAGCGCTGTCCGCGTGCAAGACCGCGCTGGACGATGCCGCGCTGGACGCGCGCCTGGCCGGCGAGACCATCGACGTCACTCTGCCGGGCCGCAACGCCGGGCGCGGCGGCGTGCATCCGGTCAGCCGCACGCTGGAGCGCATCGTCGAGATCTTCGGCAAGCTGGGCTACGCGCTCGCCGATGGCCCGGAGATCGAGGACGACTGGCACAACTTCGAAGCGCTGAACTTTCCGCCGCACCACCCGGCGCGGGCGATGCACGACACGTTCTACTTCCCGCCCGACGGCAGCGGCGTGGCCCGCCTGCTGCGCACCCACACCTCGGGCGTGCAGGTGCGCTACATGGGCGAGAACAGGCCGCCGTTGCGCATGATCGCCGCCGGCAAGGTGTACCGCAGCGACAGCGACCAGACCCATACGCCGATGTTCCACCAGGTGGAGGGCCTGCTGGTGGACGAGCACGCCAGCTTCGCCGACCTCAAGGGCACGCTGGCCGAATTCGTGCGCGCGTTCTTCGAGCGCGATTTCGAGATGCGCTTCCGCCCCAGCTATTTCCCGTTCACCGAGCCTTCGGCGGAAGTGGACATCGCCTGGCAGCAGGCCGATGGCGGCACGCGCTGGCTGGAAGTGCTGGGCTGCGGGATGGTGCATCCGAACGTGCTGAAGAATGTCGGCATCGACCCGGAGAAGTACACCGGCTTCGCCTTCGGCCTGGGCGTGGAACGCTTCGCCATGCTGCGCTACGGCGTCAACGACCTGCGCAGTTTCTTCGACAACGACGTGCGCTTC